The Atribacterota bacterium region TTCCTGATTATAACAACTATATCTGCTTTTGCTGCTGATATTCCTGAACATTCATTTATTCGCCCATTTCCTGGATCAGTGTTAGCTGAAAATATGTCAAAATATACTAACTTTGATTCATATAAATTTTATGTCACAAATGAACAGACCCAAAAGAGGGAAGAGGTAGAGATTAAGGGTAAAAAATGGCAATTGTTATATGAAGTTCGCACACCATCCGGGGAAAGAGTAAGAAACATATCTAAATTGGAGTTTTTTGAAAATTATAAAGCTGCTGCTCTGGAGAGAGGCGGCAAGGTCGTCTTTGAGGACCAGGGACAGATGGTTCTGACCATACCCAGGGAAGATGGAGGAATTACCTGGTGCCGGGTTAGTGGTAATGCCGGCTTAGGCCAGCAGGAATTGGTTATTATAGATGAAGAAGGTTTTAAAAAATCCCTCACTTTTGGTCCTGTTGAGTTAAAAGAAGCTCTGGACAGTGAAGGCAGGGTAATACTCTATGATATCCTGTTTGACTATGATAAGGCTACCTTAAAACAGGAATCTGATAAACAGTTGCAATATATAGTTACATTATTATTACAGAATCCTGAGTTGAAGGTCGAGATACAAGGTCATACCGATGATGAAGGAGAAGAAGCTTATAATTTAACTTTATCAGATAAAAGGGCAAATACTGTGCTCCAATATCTACAATTATTCGGAATTGGTTCAGAAAGACTTCTATCCAAAGGATATGGTGAATCCCAGCCGGTTGCTACCAATGACACTGAAGAAGGCAGGGCAAAGAATCGTCGGGTAGAATTGGTCAAGATGTAGATAAAAAACAGTAAAAACAAAAGCCTCTCAATATCACACTGAGAGGCTTTTGTAAGAAAAATTGGGACTATGTGTTATCTGAAGATGATCAATGGGAAACATTCAAATGAGTATGTTATCATAATGGTAGAAAATTATTCTTACAACTGTTAAATCATTATTTATATCAATAAATTTCAATAAAATAAGGGAATAAAATGGGGAAAGAAGGAATGCAGAAATTAGCAAAAAAGATACGAGGATTTTCACTGATTGTTTTATCAGTTATAGCTGTACTGCTTTTTATTTTCTCGTTATTATCCGGTGCAGAAAGTTTTGGAGAGGGAGCTAAAGGAATTATCAATAATTTTCCCAACACCATANNNNNNNNNNNNNNNNNNNNNNNNNNNNNNNNNNNNNNNNNNNNNNNNNNNNNNNNNNNNNNNNNNNNNNNNNNNNNNNNNNNNNNNNNNNNNNNNNNNNGCATTTAGTTTCATAAATCAGGGAAAAGTGTATCATGGTAGGAATAATGATCTGCCCCCGTTTTTACAGAAGGTTAGTAAGAGTATTTATTATCAGCCCAAAGATAAGTTATCTTTTATTATAAACACATCCTCATTTATTAATGGGGAAGAAGGTATAAATGAATCCGGGTTGGTAGTGGCAATGACCTTTGTTAAACCAAAACCGGACGAAATTAAACCAGGTATTAATTCAGTATTTTTAGTTCGTTATATTCTGGAAAGTTGCCGAAATGTTGCAGAAGGAATAGAAAGTCTGAATAAGCTGCCCATTGCCTCAAGTTGTAATATCATTCTAACAGACAAAAAAGGCGAGATGGTAGTTGCCGAATGTAATCCGGAAAAAGTCCATTTAAGGTACCCGTTAAAAAATAAGAATGATGAAGAATTTATTATTACTGTTAATCATTTTACTTCAGATGTTATGCAAAAACATGATGCAAGCCAAAGAAATGTTTATTTTTCAGCAGAAAGATATAAAAATGCATATGATGCCTTAAAAAATATCAATAATGATGATAGTATTCACTATGTCAAAAATATTCTCAGAGGCGAATATGGATTCATGTGCCAGTATAAAAAAGATTTAAACTTTGATACTGTCTGGTCATCAATATTTGATATTACAGGAAAAAAGATACTAAGGGCAGAAGGTAATCCTCGGAGAAATAGATATATTATTGACAATAGATTATTTGACAAATTTAATTAATCATAATATATATAAAATTTATTACTTGAATATTTCATTTATTGTACATTGTAATTGAGGAAGAATTGTGGAAGGAAAAAAATACAAGGCAATTGTTTGCAAAACAGCTTTAAACAGGCTTAAGAGAAGAATACCTTATAGATGGGACTTGAATATCTATCGGGGCTGTGAACATGGATGCAAATACTGTTATGCGGTTTATTCTCATGATTATTTCGGCGCAAGGAACTACTATAATGATATTTATGTAAAAACCAATATAGTAGAGCAGCTGGAAAAAGAATTGAGTGATTCAGGCTGGGAAAGGGAGATAGTAAATATCGGGGGAGTAACAGACAGTTATCAACCGGCAGAAGAATATTATCAGATGATGCCGGAAATTTTAAAACTTCTTATTAAGTATAAAACCCCGGCAATTATTTCTACTAAATCGGATTTAATTTTAAGAGACTTTGACTTAATTGATGAATTATCAAGATTAACATATATTAATGTGGCTTCAACAGTTACCACAACTGATGAAAAATTAAGGAAACTGATTGAGCCCGGAGGAGTCAGTTCGAAAAGACGTTTCGAAATGCTTAAAGCGTTCAGAAAAACCAATGCTTCTGTTGGATTGCATGTGATGCCGATAATTCCATTTCTTACAGACAGTTATAAAAATATTGATTCACTTTTTAATATGGCAAAATACAGTGATGTTCATTATG contains the following coding sequences:
- a CDS encoding OmpA family protein; its protein translation is MKYLRLFLSFIVLFLIITTISAFAADIPEHSFIRPFPGSVLAENMSKYTNFDSYKFYVTNEQTQKREEVEIKGKKWQLLYEVRTPSGERVRNISKLEFFENYKAAALERGGKVVFEDQGQMVLTIPREDGGITWCRVSGNAGLGQQELVIIDEEGFKKSLTFGPVELKEALDSEGRVILYDILFDYDKATLKQESDKQLQYIVTLLLQNPELKVEIQGHTDDEGEEAYNLTLSDKRANTVLQYLQLFGIGSERLLSKGYGESQPVATNDTEEGRAKNRRVELVKM
- a CDS encoding C45 family autoproteolytic acyltransferase/hydrolase — translated: AFSFINQGKVYHGRNNDLPPFLQKVSKSIYYQPKDKLSFIINTSSFINGEEGINESGLVVAMTFVKPKPDEIKPGINSVFLVRYILESCRNVAEGIESLNKLPIASSCNIILTDKKGEMVVAECNPEKVHLRYPLKNKNDEEFIITVNHFTSDVMQKHDASQRNVYFSAERYKNAYDALKNINNDDSIHYVKNILRGEYGFMCQYKKDLNFDTVWSSIFDITGKKILRAEGNPRRNRYIIDNRLFDKFN
- a CDS encoding radical SAM protein; this encodes MEGKKYKAIVCKTALNRLKRRIPYRWDLNIYRGCEHGCKYCYAVYSHDYFGARNYYNDIYVKTNIVEQLEKELSDSGWEREIVNIGGVTDSYQPAEEYYQMMPEILKLLIKYKTPAIISTKSDLILRDFDLIDELSRLTYINVASTVTTTDEKLRKLIEPGGVSSKRRFEMLKAFRKTNASVGLHVMPIIPFLTDSYKNIDSLFNMAKYSDVHYVLTGTMYLRGKTRAIFFDFIKKEFPNLYQKYIVLYKTGGANKEYKSSLYKIVNELREKYCLSSSYSRVIKEKLK